CCCTGCACGCCTTCGGCCTTGAGCTCGCCGAGCAGCTTGGCGACGTCGCGGCTGGCGCTCTTGTAGTCCTGGTCGCCCTCGCGGCGGGCGCCGAAGTCGGAATAGAAGGTGGGCAGGTCGATCACGCCGATCTTGCGCGTGACGCCGCCGTCGGTAATCTCGATCACCTTCTTCTTGGCGGCCTGCTCCTCGATGCTCACCTTCTGCCGCACCAGGGTGACCAGCACGTGCTTGCCGTCCACGCCGGCATCGGCGGGGAGGATCTCCAGCCGCACGGTGGTGCCCTTCTTGCCGCGGATCAGCTTGACCACGTCGTCCACGCGCCAGCCGATGACGTCGACCATCGGCCCCTGTGTACCCTGCCCGACCGCGACGATGCGATCGCCGACGTGCACCTTGCCGGACTTGGCCGCCGGCCCCGCCGGCACCACCTCGCGGATCTGGATGTAGTCCTCGCGCTGCTGCAGCACCGCGCCGATGCCTTCCAGCGAGAGCTTCATCGAGATGTCGAAGTTCTCCGCCTGGCGCGGACCGAGGTAGTCGGTGTGCGGATCGGTGCTGTTAGCATAGGAATCCATGAAGGTCTGGAAGGCGTCCTCGCCGTCGAGCTGGCGCACCCGCTCGATGTAGTTGGCGTAGCGCTTGTCCAGCGTCTTGCGGATGTCATCGTCGCTCTTGCCGGCCAGCTTCAGGCGCAGCCAGTCGTTCTTGGTGCGCTTGCGCCACAGCTCGTCGAGCTCGGCCTGGTCCTTGGGCCAGGGCGCATGCTTGCGGTCGAAGGTGTAATCCTCATCGACGCTGAAATCGAAGCCCTTGGGCAGCAGAGAGCGTGCGTAGTTCATGCGCTCGACGGCATGCTGGACATAGCTGTTGAAGAGATCGAACGGACCGGAAAGGTCGCGGTTCCAGATCGCATCGTCGAGCGTGGTCTCGAGCGGCTGGTAGGCCTTGAGATCGGCCTCGGTGAAGAACACCTTCTCGCCGTCGAGGAAATCGAGATAGGCCTTGTAGATGTGCCGCGACATCGCATCGTCCAGCGGCTTGGCGGCATAGTGGAAGCGGGTGAGGAAGCGCGCCGACAGCTGCGCGGCATCGGCCTGCGTCTCGGTGGGCTTGAGCGGCAGCGTGGACGGCTTGCGCGATGCCTGGTCGCCGGCGGGCGCCAGATCGGCGGCCGACTGCGCATGGGCGGCGACCAGGGTGAAGGCAAGCAGCGGGGCCAGCAGGAAACGCAGGGTCATAGAGGGAAGGTTCATCCGGCGGAGTCGGTGACGCCTGCGGCACTGGCCTGCAGGTCGGCGTGATAGGAGGAGCGCACCAGCGGACCGGCGGCGACGTGCGAGAAGCCCATCGCCATGCCTTCCTCGCGCAGCGCGGAAAACTCATCCGGCGTCCAGTAACGCAGCACCGGATGATGATGCACCGTCGGCTGCAGGTACTGGCCGATGGTGACCATGTCCACGTCGTGCGCGCGCAGGTCGCGCAGCGTGGCGCGCACCTGCTCCAGGGTCTCGCCCAGGCCCAGCATGATGCCGGACTTGGTCGGCACCCCGGGATGCTGGGCCTTGAAACGCTTGAGCAGGTCCAGCGACCATTGGTAGTCCGCCCCGGGCCGCACCTCGCGGTACAGCGCCGGCACGGTTTCCAGGTTGTGGTTGAAGACGTCCGGCGGCGCCTCGGCGAGCGCCGCCAGGGCCCGTTCCATGCGGCCCTTGCCGCGGAAATCGGGGGTGAGGATCTCGATGCGGATGCCGGGCGAGGCCGCCCGCGCCGCGCGCACGCAGGCGGCGAAATGCGCCGCGCCGCCGTCGGGAAGATC
The DNA window shown above is from Aerosticca soli and carries:
- the lipA gene encoding lipoyl synthase, giving the protein MSDTASSKRIPITTLPVVEKQLGDAKIARNRAGFDTAAPLRKPDWIRIRLPQGNAVQELKAKLREHALVTVCEEASCPNIHECFHKGTATFMILGEVCTRRCSFCDVAHGRPAPPDPLEPKRLARTIADMRLKYVVITSVDRDDLPDGGAAHFAACVRAARAASPGIRIEILTPDFRGKGRMERALAALAEAPPDVFNHNLETVPALYREVRPGADYQWSLDLLKRFKAQHPGVPTKSGIMLGLGETLEQVRATLRDLRAHDVDMVTIGQYLQPTVHHHPVLRYWTPDEFSALREEGMAMGFSHVAAGPLVRSSYHADLQASAAGVTDSAG
- a CDS encoding carboxy terminal-processing peptidase: MTLRFLLAPLLAFTLVAAHAQSAADLAPAGDQASRKPSTLPLKPTETQADAAQLSARFLTRFHYAAKPLDDAMSRHIYKAYLDFLDGEKVFFTEADLKAYQPLETTLDDAIWNRDLSGPFDLFNSYVQHAVERMNYARSLLPKGFDFSVDEDYTFDRKHAPWPKDQAELDELWRKRTKNDWLRLKLAGKSDDDIRKTLDKRYANYIERVRQLDGEDAFQTFMDSYANSTDPHTDYLGPRQAENFDISMKLSLEGIGAVLQQREDYIQIREVVPAGPAAKSGKVHVGDRIVAVGQGTQGPMVDVIGWRVDDVVKLIRGKKGTTVRLEILPADAGVDGKHVLVTLVRQKVSIEEQAAKKKVIEITDGGVTRKIGVIDLPTFYSDFGARREGDQDYKSASRDVAKLLGELKAEGVQGVVVDLRNNGGGSLDEANELTGLFIDQGPVVQVRKADGEVDVQGDDQPGLAWSGPLAVLVNRGSASASEIFAAAIQDYGRGIIIGQPTFGKGTVQNLVDLDRFARRGGDKPQLGELKMTIAEFFRINGGSTQLKGVTPDIGFPLNGDEKEFGESTYDNALPWTQIAPAVYQTVANPKAYLPQLQAKHDARTATSPAWKLMLDELAYYRGLREQTTISLNYAKREAQRKQQEAIQADFRARHKAIDGVDYDDATAALDDGLTPAERSLKSELKLEEEAKKAKDPQLQEAASIVSDAVTLIHADAKLAEQTLPYGGRFAHADAAPAAVAH